Proteins from a single region of Aquirhabdus parva:
- a CDS encoding class I SAM-dependent methyltransferase, with translation MNRQELDSLHTRWRQDLHFEESVLGKPMKFTSTWGLFSPEKLDEGSLMLLDHIEFRPADSSIDLGCGYGVLGMTAARECPEGQHLLIDKDFVAIEYAKKNCADNKLSNTEVQLSNGFRHVDPKRRFDLVMSNLPAKASKEQHYLYLLDAYNAMNSGGRFYVVTINGLREFMQRTFKEVFGNSDKLKQGKTYTITMAQKD, from the coding sequence ATGAATCGCCAAGAACTCGATAGCTTGCACACGCGCTGGCGCCAAGATTTACATTTTGAAGAGTCAGTGCTGGGTAAACCGATGAAATTCACCTCAACGTGGGGGCTCTTTTCACCTGAAAAACTGGACGAAGGCTCGCTCATGCTGCTGGATCATATTGAGTTTCGCCCTGCTGACTCCTCTATAGATTTGGGTTGTGGTTACGGGGTTTTAGGCATGACCGCTGCGCGTGAATGCCCAGAAGGACAGCATCTGCTCATTGATAAAGATTTTGTCGCAATTGAATATGCCAAGAAAAATTGTGCGGATAATAAACTGAGCAATACCGAAGTCCAACTCTCCAATGGCTTTCGTCATGTTGATCCCAAACGTCGCTTTGATCTCGTCATGTCAAACCTGCCAGCCAAAGCCAGCAAAGAGCAGCACTATCTCTACTTACTGGATGCCTATAACGCAATGAATAGCGGCGGTCGTTTCTATGTGGTCACGATCAATGGTTTACGTGAATTTATGCAGCGTACGTTCAAGGAAGTCTTTGGTAATTCGGATAAACTCAAACAAGGGAAAACCTACACCATCACGATGGCTCAGAAAGACTGA
- a CDS encoding exodeoxyribonuclease III, protein MIAKETGLIRIVSLNANGLRAAASKGLIEWLDASDIDIICLQESRLHAHQWVESHKPALWHTHLFPAEKAGYAGTAIYSRLPITKITDGLGFELCDSEGRCTIATFEVNGKTFDVASVYIPSGSSSEIAQARKDEFIAKMLPIFEAWRQENRSIIVCSDVNITHKDIDLKNWRGNIGNSGCLPHERAWMDDVFALGYIDTFRELNKNAEEYSWWSNRGQAWAKNVGWRIDYQIASADWRDKIKNVFIYRDTRFSDHSPVVIDYLVD, encoded by the coding sequence ATGATAGCAAAGGAAACAGGTTTAATCCGCATCGTTTCACTGAATGCCAACGGTTTACGTGCCGCGGCAAGCAAAGGTCTCATCGAATGGCTTGATGCATCCGATATCGACATCATTTGTCTGCAAGAAAGTCGTCTACATGCCCATCAATGGGTAGAGAGTCACAAACCTGCACTTTGGCACACACATCTCTTCCCTGCTGAAAAAGCGGGCTATGCAGGGACAGCAATCTACAGTCGCTTGCCCATTACCAAGATCACAGATGGTTTAGGGTTTGAACTCTGCGATAGTGAAGGCCGCTGTACGATTGCCACATTTGAGGTCAATGGTAAAACATTTGATGTGGCTTCGGTGTACATTCCGTCAGGTTCTAGCTCTGAAATTGCACAAGCACGCAAAGACGAATTTATTGCAAAAATGCTGCCGATTTTCGAGGCATGGCGTCAAGAAAATCGCTCGATTATTGTCTGTAGCGATGTCAACATCACTCACAAAGACATTGATCTAAAAAACTGGAGAGGCAACATCGGTAATTCAGGATGTTTGCCCCATGAACGCGCGTGGATGGATGATGTGTTTGCACTGGGTTATATCGACACCTTCCGTGAACTCAACAAAAATGCCGAAGAGTATTCATGGTGGTCAAACCGAGGACAAGCTTGGGCTAAGAATGTTGGGTGGCGGATTGACTATCAAATTGCTTCCGCAGATTGGCGCGATAAAATCAAAAACGTCTTTATCTATCGTGACACCCGTTTTAGCGACCACTCCCCTGTGGTGATTGACTACCTTGTAGACTAA
- the pyrE gene encoding orotate phosphoribosyltransferase, whose amino-acid sequence MSQQPSPQKFSVHGLIELALSRGVLKFGEFTLKSGRVSPYFFNAGLLNDGEALSLLASGYAQKMMASEDVGVLFGPAYKGIPLVAATASALWHEHGVNVPWGFNRKEVKDHGEGGLLVGAPVAGQRVWIVDDVITAGTAIREVMNVLTKAGAKVTGVLVALDRQERGQGELSAIQEIEQQYNIPVQALLTMTDLMNYLKKENRLDDLARMQNYRAEFGIQSKSVDSLQRGLFDEAAF is encoded by the coding sequence ATGTCACAGCAACCTTCACCGCAAAAATTTAGCGTACATGGACTGATTGAGCTTGCTCTTTCGCGTGGCGTACTTAAATTTGGAGAGTTTACCCTAAAGTCAGGTCGCGTGAGCCCATACTTTTTTAATGCAGGCTTACTCAATGATGGCGAAGCGCTGTCCTTGCTAGCCAGTGGTTATGCGCAAAAAATGATGGCAAGCGAAGATGTGGGCGTCTTGTTTGGCCCCGCCTATAAAGGCATCCCTCTTGTTGCGGCAACAGCCAGCGCGCTGTGGCATGAGCATGGGGTGAATGTACCTTGGGGCTTTAATCGTAAAGAAGTCAAAGATCACGGGGAAGGCGGCTTGTTGGTTGGTGCGCCTGTTGCGGGTCAACGCGTGTGGATTGTGGATGACGTGATTACCGCAGGTACGGCTATACGCGAAGTAATGAATGTATTAACGAAAGCGGGTGCAAAAGTGACTGGCGTTTTGGTTGCATTGGATCGTCAAGAGCGTGGGCAAGGTGAGCTATCAGCCATTCAAGAAATTGAACAGCAATATAATATTCCTGTTCAAGCGCTACTGACCATGACCGATCTCATGAACTATTTGAAGAAAGAAAATCGTTTGGACGATCTTGCACGCATGCAGAATTATCGTGCTGAGTTTGGCATCCAGAGCAAGTCGGTTGATTCTTTGCAACGCGGCTTGTTTGATGAGGCAGCGTTCTAA
- the gshB gene encoding glutathione synthase, which translates to MRVLVVMDPIEKINIKKDTTLAMLWAAKRRGHTLGYVLQSDLFINNGKAFGLVKPLDVFEDTKDFFTLGETVKESLASYDVILMRKDPPFDMNFVYTTYILEQAEREGVWVVNRPQSLRDCNEKLFATQFPDLMVPTLVTSQQSLIREFLAEHGDIIVKPLDGMGGSGIFRLQTGVPNVGSTLEMLTNLGQFPIMAQKYIPEIVDGDKRILLINGEPVPYCLARIPQNGEVRGNLAAGGRGEARPLTEKDRAIAAKVGPVLREKGLIFVGLDVIGEYVTEINVTSPTCVREIDAAYGTLIADDLFKVLEAGRS; encoded by the coding sequence ATGCGCGTTCTTGTTGTGATGGATCCCATTGAAAAAATTAACATCAAAAAAGATACCACTTTAGCGATGCTGTGGGCGGCCAAGCGCCGTGGACATACGTTGGGCTATGTGTTGCAAAGTGACTTATTTATCAATAACGGTAAAGCTTTTGGTTTGGTGAAACCCTTGGATGTCTTTGAGGACACGAAAGATTTCTTTACGTTGGGTGAAACCGTAAAAGAGTCTCTTGCCAGTTATGACGTGATTTTGATGCGCAAAGACCCACCTTTTGACATGAATTTTGTCTATACCACTTATATTCTAGAGCAAGCCGAGCGTGAAGGGGTGTGGGTGGTGAATCGTCCGCAAAGTTTGCGTGACTGCAATGAAAAGCTGTTTGCAACGCAGTTTCCTGACTTGATGGTGCCTACGCTGGTGACGTCTCAGCAGTCGCTGATTCGCGAATTTTTGGCGGAGCATGGCGATATTATCGTGAAGCCTTTGGATGGCATGGGTGGCTCGGGGATCTTTCGTTTGCAAACTGGTGTACCGAATGTCGGTTCGACCTTGGAAATGCTGACTAATCTAGGTCAGTTTCCCATCATGGCGCAGAAATATATTCCTGAAATTGTCGATGGGGATAAACGCATTCTACTGATTAATGGCGAGCCTGTGCCGTATTGCCTTGCCCGGATTCCACAAAATGGCGAAGTGCGTGGTAATTTGGCGGCTGGTGGGCGTGGAGAGGCGCGACCACTGACTGAAAAAGATCGTGCGATCGCAGCGAAAGTCGGTCCTGTACTGCGTGAGAAAGGGTTGATTTTTGTTGGTTTGGATGTGATCGGTGAGTATGTTACCGAGATCAATGTCACGAGTCCGACCTGTGTCCGTGAGATTGATGCCGCTTATGGCACATTGATTGCGGATGATTTGTTTAAGGTGTTGGAAGCGGGGCGTTCGTAA
- a CDS encoding YnfA family protein: MIELKAIFLFAITAVVEIIGCYLPYLWLTQGKSPWLLIPAAFALAAFAWLLTLHPAAAGRVYAAYGGIYIGVAILWLWAVDGVRPTVWDITGCVVTILGACIIIFAPKS, encoded by the coding sequence TTGATCGAACTTAAAGCCATATTTCTCTTCGCCATCACCGCTGTGGTCGAAATCATTGGCTGCTATTTGCCTTATTTGTGGTTGACGCAAGGCAAAAGCCCTTGGTTATTGATTCCGGCTGCATTTGCATTAGCCGCCTTTGCATGGCTACTGACGTTGCATCCTGCTGCTGCAGGTCGTGTCTATGCTGCCTACGGAGGCATTTATATTGGTGTCGCCATCTTATGGCTTTGGGCAGTGGATGGGGTACGCCCCACAGTTTGGGATATAACGGGTTGTGTAGTTACGATACTAGGGGCGTGTATTATTATTTTCGCACCAAAGAGTTAG
- a CDS encoding DUF924 family protein: protein MNYQDILSFWFTESTPEQWFTKDLAFDETIRRRFVDVHRQAIACELSAWRKVGAQGRLAEIIVIDQFSRNLFRDDPRQFAADPMALVLAQEAIALGLDQQLPPEQRVFLYLPFMHSESRTIHIEAVRLYTALGIAGNLAFEYKHKAIIDRFGRYPHRNAVLGRVSTPEEIEFLTEPNSHF, encoded by the coding sequence ATGAATTATCAAGACATCCTTTCGTTTTGGTTTACAGAGTCCACACCCGAACAGTGGTTTACGAAGGATCTTGCCTTTGATGAGACTATTCGTCGTCGATTTGTAGATGTTCACAGGCAAGCCATTGCCTGTGAGCTGTCTGCTTGGCGTAAAGTCGGCGCGCAAGGACGGCTGGCTGAAATTATTGTGATTGATCAGTTCTCGAGAAATCTGTTTCGTGATGATCCGCGTCAATTTGCTGCTGACCCTATGGCATTGGTCCTTGCGCAAGAGGCGATTGCTCTTGGGCTTGATCAACAGCTTCCTCCTGAACAGCGGGTCTTTTTATACCTACCGTTTATGCATAGCGAATCTCGCACCATTCACATTGAGGCTGTGCGACTTTATACCGCTCTCGGTATCGCAGGGAACCTAGCGTTTGAATATAAGCATAAAGCGATCATTGACCGTTTTGGACGCTATCCTCATCGCAATGCCGTGCTAGGACGCGTTTCCACCCCTGAAGAAATTGAATTTTTAACAGAGCCCAACAGTCATTTTTAG
- a CDS encoding DUF1993 domain-containing protein — protein sequence MSFTIYSALIPMAKHLLNNQSKILSKAASYAAENSIDPNSLLNARFAPDMFPLTRQVQMATDTVKKGAARLAAIDAPVFEDVETTIPELQERIVKTIAFLESIPESAFEGAETRALKIPLGPGLLVDFTGQNYLTQWVLPNFIFHTTTAYDLLRHQGVTLGKRDFLG from the coding sequence ATGTCATTTACCATTTATAGTGCATTGATTCCAATGGCAAAGCACTTGCTTAATAATCAATCTAAAATCCTGAGTAAAGCCGCAAGCTATGCCGCAGAAAATAGTATCGATCCTAACTCATTATTGAATGCTCGTTTCGCACCCGATATGTTTCCCCTGACCCGTCAAGTTCAAATGGCAACCGATACCGTCAAGAAAGGCGCAGCGCGTTTAGCCGCCATTGATGCACCCGTATTTGAAGATGTTGAAACCACCATTCCCGAACTTCAGGAACGCATTGTCAAAACCATTGCATTTTTAGAGAGCATCCCAGAAAGTGCTTTTGAAGGTGCAGAAACCCGCGCGTTAAAAATCCCTCTCGGCCCAGGCCTCCTCGTTGATTTTACAGGTCAAAACTATTTGACGCAGTGGGTACTGCCTAATTTTATTTTTCACACCACAACTGCTTATGACTTACTCCGCCATCAAGGTGTGACCTTGGGAAAACGTGACTTTTTAGGTTAA
- the murG gene encoding undecaprenyldiphospho-muramoylpentapeptide beta-N-acetylglucosaminyltransferase, whose translation MSSNSAKPQKVQKRIANVMIMAAGTGGHIFPALAVAERLRAQGVAVHWLATPSGMEHRLVAPSGIPLYPIDIQGLRGNGLKRLIAAPLKILKATIAAMRLMKALNIDVVVGFGGYVAGPGGLAARLLGIKLVIHEQNAIAGMTNRQLARIATTVLQAFPKAFSPAAKVRTTGNPVRTDILHVAEPAQRFLDRSGPIEILVIGGSLGAQALNERVPKALALLVSPDQPIHVRHQCGQKQVDETTARYDSLASKPYLTFEVVPFIDNMAYAYAQSDLIICRAGALTVSEVAAAGLPAVFVPLPQAVDDHQTANARYLSDSGAALLCPQATLTPEHLAEQLRPLLNRATLLTMAEKSRLQAQPCATSAVVDAVVEI comes from the coding sequence GTGTCCTCAAATTCAGCAAAACCTCAAAAAGTCCAAAAAAGAATCGCTAATGTCATGATCATGGCGGCAGGCACTGGCGGACATATATTTCCAGCACTGGCTGTGGCTGAGCGATTGCGTGCGCAAGGCGTGGCAGTACATTGGCTGGCAACACCATCGGGTATGGAGCATCGGTTGGTAGCGCCTTCTGGAATTCCTTTGTATCCGATCGATATTCAGGGGTTACGTGGAAATGGCCTGAAGCGTTTGATCGCCGCACCATTGAAGATATTAAAGGCGACCATTGCGGCCATGCGTCTGATGAAGGCTCTGAATATTGATGTCGTTGTCGGCTTTGGTGGCTATGTCGCAGGTCCGGGTGGTTTGGCCGCACGATTACTGGGCATCAAGCTGGTGATCCATGAACAGAATGCGATTGCGGGTATGACCAATCGTCAATTGGCGAGGATTGCGACCACGGTTTTACAAGCCTTCCCCAAAGCATTTTCCCCTGCTGCCAAAGTACGTACGACAGGTAATCCTGTGCGAACCGATATATTGCATGTCGCAGAACCTGCACAACGTTTTTTAGATCGTAGTGGTCCAATCGAGATTTTAGTGATCGGTGGCTCTCTAGGGGCGCAAGCACTGAATGAACGTGTACCGAAAGCTTTAGCGTTATTGGTGTCGCCAGATCAGCCGATCCATGTACGCCATCAATGCGGTCAAAAACAAGTCGATGAAACCACTGCACGCTATGACAGCCTTGCATCAAAGCCTTATCTGACATTCGAAGTGGTGCCATTTATTGATAATATGGCGTACGCTTATGCGCAATCGGATTTGATTATTTGCCGTGCGGGTGCATTAACTGTATCTGAGGTTGCGGCGGCAGGTTTACCTGCAGTGTTTGTTCCGTTGCCACAAGCAGTCGATGATCATCAGACGGCCAATGCGCGCTATTTAAGTGATTCTGGGGCGGCATTACTTTGTCCTCAGGCGACATTGACACCTGAACATCTGGCAGAACAATTGCGCCCGTTGCTGAATCGCGCAACACTGCTCACCATGGCTGAGAAGTCACGATTACAAGCGCAGCCGTGTGCGACCTCGGCTGTCGTTGATGCGGTGGTTGAAATTTAA
- the murC gene encoding UDP-N-acetylmuramate--L-alanine ligase: MRRIGRIHFVGIGGAGMCGIAEVLKNQGYDVSGSDLKIGETTQRLEDMGVKVFYGHDAAHVEGANVLVVSTAIDHENPEIQAAIEKHIPLVRRAEMLGELMRYRHGIAVAGTHGKTTTTSLLTMMLAEEGLDPTFVIGGMLNSLGKNAQLGASRYLVAEADESDASFLYLQPMAAIITNIDADHMETYGGSFEKLKDTFIQFLHNLPFYGLAVLCGDDQNIRELLPRVGRPFITYGFNEGNDIRAVDVVQLGMKTQFTVLRRDREPLTLTTNQPGLHNVLNALAAIGIATDEGVSDAAIGRALASFAGVGRRFQIQGEFAHQDGHVILVDDYGHHPKEVEVTIKAARQSHPNQRLVMLFQPHRFTRTRDCFEDFVEVLSHVDVLLLMEVYPAGEKPIVGADSRSLARSIRARGQVEPILVDPVDEQLPQVLQGLLRAGDLLLTQGAGNVGAVSNDLAQHGLYLQVESPK, encoded by the coding sequence ATGCGTCGTATCGGACGCATCCACTTTGTGGGTATCGGCGGTGCCGGGATGTGTGGTATTGCCGAAGTACTCAAAAATCAAGGGTATGACGTCTCTGGCTCAGATCTAAAAATTGGTGAAACGACTCAGCGCTTAGAGGACATGGGCGTTAAAGTGTTTTACGGTCACGATGCGGCGCATGTCGAAGGCGCAAACGTACTGGTTGTTTCAACCGCAATTGATCATGAAAACCCTGAAATTCAAGCCGCGATCGAGAAGCATATTCCCTTGGTGCGTCGTGCAGAAATGCTGGGTGAACTCATGCGCTATCGGCATGGCATTGCCGTGGCTGGAACTCATGGTAAAACCACGACCACAAGCCTACTCACTATGATGCTTGCCGAAGAAGGTTTGGACCCAACCTTTGTGATTGGCGGTATGCTGAATAGTTTAGGCAAAAACGCACAGTTGGGTGCAAGTCGTTATCTGGTTGCGGAAGCAGATGAAAGCGATGCATCCTTTTTGTATTTGCAACCGATGGCGGCAATTATTACCAATATCGACGCGGACCATATGGAAACCTATGGTGGCAGTTTTGAAAAACTGAAAGATACTTTTATTCAGTTCCTGCACAATCTACCGTTTTATGGGTTGGCAGTTCTATGTGGTGATGATCAGAATATTCGTGAGTTATTGCCGCGTGTCGGCCGTCCGTTTATTACCTATGGTTTTAATGAAGGCAATGATATCCGTGCTGTGGATGTTGTTCAGCTTGGGATGAAAACACAGTTCACGGTACTGCGACGCGATCGTGAGCCACTGACACTGACCACCAATCAACCAGGTTTGCATAATGTCTTAAATGCATTGGCAGCGATTGGTATTGCCACTGATGAAGGCGTGAGTGATGCTGCAATTGGTCGTGCACTGGCGAGTTTTGCTGGCGTGGGTCGTCGTTTCCAAATTCAAGGCGAGTTTGCACATCAAGATGGTCATGTGATTTTGGTTGATGATTACGGACATCACCCTAAAGAAGTAGAAGTCACGATTAAGGCCGCACGTCAAAGTCATCCGAATCAGCGTTTGGTGATGCTCTTTCAACCGCATCGTTTTACGCGAACACGGGATTGCTTTGAGGATTTTGTTGAGGTGTTATCGCATGTCGATGTGCTGCTATTGATGGAAGTATATCCGGCTGGCGAGAAGCCGATTGTAGGTGCAGACAGTCGTAGTTTGGCTCGCAGTATTCGCGCTCGTGGTCAAGTTGAGCCGATTTTGGTGGACCCCGTGGACGAGCAATTACCGCAAGTCTTACAAGGATTACTACGTGCAGGCGATTTGTTGTTAACCCAAGGCGCAGGAAATGTCGGCGCTGTGTCTAACGATTTGGCACAGCATGGTTTGTATCTACAGGTAGAATCACCAAAATGA
- a CDS encoding D-alanine--D-alanine ligase has translation MEQFGKVAVLFGGNSGEREVSLKSGQAVLDALLTKGVQAEAFDPSHRALSDLTDYSRAFIVLHGRGGEDGQIQGLLEWMNIPYTGSGVLASALGMDKVRTKQLWKGIDLPTAPYRLLDENTDFNAVVAELGLPLIVKPVHEGSSVGMSKVETLEQLEPAYQAASGHDAVVMAEAWITGREFTVAMLNGKALPVIRLQPPADVAFYDYQAKYIRNDTQYGIPSGLSDAEEKELQSLALRAFNAVGATGWGRVDAMQDEQGRFWLLEVNTVPGMTDHSLVPMAAKAIGYSFADLCVEILRQTLNQDGHVADATPASKPTAAHAG, from the coding sequence ATGGAACAGTTTGGCAAAGTTGCGGTGTTGTTTGGTGGAAATTCTGGAGAACGTGAAGTCTCTTTGAAAAGTGGTCAAGCCGTTCTCGATGCATTATTGACGAAAGGTGTGCAGGCTGAAGCATTTGATCCATCACATCGGGCACTCAGCGACCTCACGGATTATTCCCGTGCTTTTATCGTATTGCATGGTCGTGGCGGTGAAGACGGTCAGATCCAAGGGTTGCTGGAGTGGATGAATATCCCGTATACGGGTTCGGGTGTGCTGGCCTCTGCATTGGGTATGGACAAAGTTCGTACCAAACAGCTGTGGAAAGGGATTGATCTTCCGACTGCGCCATACCGTTTGTTGGATGAAAATACTGATTTTAATGCGGTGGTTGCCGAGCTCGGCCTACCGCTGATTGTTAAACCGGTTCATGAAGGCTCAAGCGTGGGCATGAGCAAAGTGGAGACACTGGAGCAACTGGAGCCCGCCTATCAGGCGGCAAGCGGTCATGATGCGGTGGTAATGGCGGAAGCGTGGATTACGGGCCGTGAATTTACCGTTGCGATGCTGAATGGCAAAGCACTGCCAGTGATTCGTTTGCAACCACCTGCAGATGTTGCTTTTTATGATTATCAAGCCAAATACATCCGTAATGACACGCAATACGGAATTCCCTCCGGTTTAAGCGATGCAGAAGAAAAAGAACTGCAATCACTGGCGTTACGGGCTTTTAATGCCGTGGGTGCGACTGGCTGGGGTCGTGTCGATGCCATGCAAGATGAGCAAGGTCGTTTTTGGCTACTGGAAGTCAATACAGTGCCGGGTATGACCGATCACTCTCTGGTGCCAATGGCCGCAAAAGCAATAGGGTATTCCTTTGCTGATCTGTGTGTAGAGATTTTGCGTCAGACGTTGAATCAGGATGGACACGTTGCAGATGCTACGCCAGCTTCCAAGCCTACTGCTGCACATGCGGGTTGA
- a CDS encoding cell division protein FtsQ/DivIB — translation MAQLPASLRSEPQVKAGNQTMAGKLSGLGSWLLVVAALILCGMGVWGLAHRLLHAPVAEVMVTGDISSAEQSILQRGIQPLIHENYFTADLTKIRDAVLDQSWVESVTVTRHWPDGLLVRVIPRQPIARWGSGRLLSGRGTVFTEAVRQDHNDLPLLHGPISQSVAMMQQYQQIDQWFTPLGLRLKELYLTDRMTWFMSFDSGLRVIVDQEQTNLKLQRLSDLGQGDEKLRGLWSRIAAVDLRYRNGMAIQWKDVAMNQRPVMSTANAATTLTTPSAPTFGALNTVVQP, via the coding sequence ATGGCTCAGTTACCTGCCTCACTCCGCTCAGAACCTCAAGTCAAAGCTGGCAATCAGACGATGGCTGGTAAGCTGTCAGGTCTCGGAAGTTGGTTGTTGGTTGTGGCAGCATTGATTCTGTGTGGTATGGGCGTTTGGGGACTGGCACATCGTTTGCTGCATGCCCCTGTAGCCGAGGTGATGGTGACTGGGGACATCAGTAGTGCTGAGCAGAGTATTTTGCAACGCGGTATACAGCCCCTTATTCACGAAAACTATTTTACAGCAGATTTAACCAAGATTCGCGATGCGGTGCTGGATCAATCTTGGGTTGAAAGCGTCACTGTGACGCGGCATTGGCCCGATGGTTTACTGGTGCGCGTGATTCCGAGGCAGCCGATTGCACGCTGGGGCAGTGGTCGTTTGCTGAGTGGTCGTGGCACGGTTTTTACAGAGGCAGTGCGTCAGGATCATAATGATTTACCTCTGCTTCATGGTCCGATCAGCCAATCTGTGGCGATGATGCAGCAGTATCAACAAATTGATCAATGGTTTACCCCTTTGGGGCTGCGCTTAAAAGAGTTGTACCTGACGGATCGTATGACATGGTTTATGTCTTTTGATTCGGGGCTGCGTGTTATTGTTGATCAAGAACAGACTAATCTAAAATTACAGCGCTTAAGTGATTTAGGTCAAGGCGATGAAAAGTTGCGTGGACTTTGGTCGCGGATTGCTGCCGTTGATTTGCGTTATCGTAATGGGATGGCGATTCAGTGGAAGGACGTTGCTATGAATCAACGTCCAGTGATGAGTACGGCAAATGCTGCTACCACACTTACCACGCCATCAGCACCGACGTTTGGTGCACTGAATACCGTGGTTCAACCTTAG
- the ftsA gene encoding cell division protein FtsA has translation MSETETIPTIVAIDVGTHKVAVLIGRVHAADHIEIIGLGHASNRGMNKGMISNMDKVVASIKEAVALAEDMADCRVHSAWVAIPSPELQSFNASGRTPVANGTITTAEIVRTLEMAKSSHLMPTHYLINSVPLGVSIDDSDEWAEYPINMAANAITGHYHLMMLPNNTMQNLDKALKSANIGVERMIISNLATAESTLLRDEKDYGVCLIDIGASITAVSVYLENRLILSHTIQRGGENVTRDIASVLQTSTEQAETLKVRYGGVNRDLIRPDQMIQVAGVGSNPGITLSRMDLADIIIARYEEIFEEIRRLLVDTGAFGVLRHGVVLSGAACQIEGIVSLARQSLGVPVHLGNHPASVEIRDDRKPLLHRPIFATASGLLLYSQSENQRWSEETDRDAGRDGQIVNRLMVTPWKRTVDWLRSIF, from the coding sequence ATGAGTGAAACTGAAACCATCCCGACGATAGTGGCTATTGATGTCGGCACGCATAAAGTTGCGGTACTCATTGGCCGGGTTCATGCTGCTGATCATATTGAAATTATTGGGCTTGGTCATGCCAGTAATCGCGGCATGAATAAGGGCATGATTAGCAATATGGATAAGGTTGTGGCTTCGATCAAAGAAGCGGTAGCACTGGCTGAAGATATGGCGGATTGCCGTGTCCACAGCGCTTGGGTTGCGATACCCAGTCCAGAATTGCAAAGTTTTAATGCGTCCGGTCGTACGCCTGTTGCCAATGGCACGATTACCACAGCAGAAATTGTTCGCACGCTGGAGATGGCGAAAAGTAGCCACTTGATGCCAACACACTATCTGATTAATTCGGTACCGCTTGGTGTATCGATTGATGATAGTGATGAATGGGCTGAGTATCCGATCAATATGGCTGCAAACGCGATCACAGGCCATTATCATTTGATGATGCTGCCAAACAACACCATGCAAAATTTGGATAAAGCGCTAAAGTCGGCCAATATTGGTGTTGAGCGTATGATTATCTCTAATCTTGCCACAGCAGAATCGACATTGCTGCGTGATGAAAAAGATTATGGGGTGTGTTTGATTGATATTGGTGCGAGTATTACCGCAGTATCGGTTTATCTTGAAAATCGCCTGATTTTAAGTCATACCATTCAACGTGGTGGCGAAAATGTGACGCGTGATATTGCCTCGGTACTCCAGACCTCGACTGAACAAGCAGAGACGTTGAAAGTCCGATATGGTGGAGTTAATCGTGATCTGATCCGTCCTGATCAAATGATTCAGGTTGCTGGTGTCGGTAGCAATCCAGGCATTACCCTGAGCCGTATGGATTTGGCGGATATTATTATTGCGCGCTACGAAGAGATTTTTGAAGAAATCAGGCGCTTACTGGTTGATACAGGTGCTTTTGGCGTACTACGCCATGGGGTTGTATTGTCAGGTGCGGCTTGTCAGATCGAAGGGATCGTCAGTCTAGCGCGGCAATCATTGGGTGTCCCCGTTCATTTGGGCAATCATCCTGCTAGTGTCGAAATTCGCGATGATCGTAAGCCATTGCTACACAGACCTATTTTTGCAACGGCAAGTGGTTTGTTATTGTATAGCCAAAGCGAAAACCAGCGCTGGAGTGAAGAAACTGATCGAGATGCGGGTCGAGATGGTCAGATTGTGAACCGCTTGATGGTGACGCCGTGGAAACGTACAGTGGATTGGTTACGTTCAATTTTTTGA